GTATATAATGCTACTCATGAAGCTACGGTGACTAGGATAGGATGTCCACAAGTTCCCTTTCGAGTACAACAGCGTGAATTTGTGCATGATTTGATTTGTTTGCCTATGACTGGTCTTGATCTCATTTTGGGATCGAATTGGTTATCCAAGAATCATGTTTTGCTTGATTGTTCTGAGAAGTCAGTACAGTTTATGCCGGAAGAGTCAGAAGCACCGGTTGTGGTGAATAGTTACTATTTGAATTCTATGATAGTAAACTGTTCAGGAACTGAATGTCTGGGTATTATGTTATTAACTGCGGGAGTATCAGGTGATGATCAGAGTTTAGAGCAGATTTTGGTTGTATGTGAATTTCCAGTTGTGTTTCCGGATGATATTAATGaatttccacctaaccgagaggttgaatTTGCAATTGAGTTGGTACCTGGATCCGGTCCAATTTCAATtactccttataggatgtcaccttTAGAAATG
The genomic region above belongs to Arachis stenosperma cultivar V10309 chromosome 5, arast.V10309.gnm1.PFL2, whole genome shotgun sequence and contains:
- the LOC130981129 gene encoding uncharacterized protein LOC130981129, with product MATNCQEKKKYETGRVQQPGRVYTTSTIGAEGSETLIRGNCEMAGKILNALFDSGASHSFIAFEKAHELELRMVVLGYDLKVYNATHEATVTRIGCPQVPFRVQQREFVHDLICLPMTGLDLILGSNWLSKNHVLLDCSEKSVQFMPEESEAPVVVNSYYLNSMIVNCSGTECLGIMLLTAGVSGDDQSLEQILVVCEFPVVFPDDINEFPPNREVEFAIELVPGSGPISITPYRMSPLEMAELKAQLEDLLGKHFIRLSVSPWGAPVLLVKKKDGSMRLCVDYRQLNKITVKNKYPFP